In a single window of the Pirellulales bacterium genome:
- the rfbB gene encoding dTDP-glucose 4,6-dehydratase has product MRTILVTGGAGFIGSCFVRLAIARQDVQVVNLDKLTYAGNLDSLAGALDDPLHVFVHGDICDRALVDRLLDEHQPQAIVNFAAESHVDRSIDGPEAFVKTNVGGTFTLLEAARGYWKALADGPRDEFRFLHVSTDEVYGSLGATGAFVETTPYAPNSPYSASKAAADHFVRAYHHTYGMPTLTTNCSNNYGPYQFPEKLIPLMILNALDGKPLPVYGDGLNIRDWLYVEDHCRAIQTVLDRGQPGEVYNIGGNSERTNLDVVHTICDIVDRLRPGLKHAPCRSLITRVKDRPGHDRRYAIDASKIKTQLGWEPQETFATGIEHTVRWYLENPTWVERVTSGKYQRERLGLAVS; this is encoded by the coding sequence CGACAAGCTGACCTACGCCGGCAACCTCGATTCGCTGGCCGGCGCGCTCGACGATCCGTTGCACGTGTTCGTCCACGGCGACATTTGCGATCGCGCGCTGGTCGACCGGCTGCTCGACGAGCATCAGCCGCAAGCGATCGTCAACTTCGCCGCCGAATCGCACGTCGATCGGTCGATCGACGGACCCGAGGCGTTCGTCAAGACCAACGTCGGCGGCACCTTCACCCTGCTCGAGGCCGCCCGCGGCTATTGGAAGGCGCTGGCCGACGGCCCGCGCGACGAGTTCCGCTTCTTGCACGTCTCGACCGACGAGGTCTACGGTTCGCTGGGGGCCACGGGGGCGTTCGTGGAAACGACTCCCTATGCCCCAAATTCGCCGTATTCGGCCTCGAAGGCGGCCGCCGACCACTTCGTCCGTGCTTATCACCACACCTACGGCATGCCCACGCTCACGACGAATTGTTCGAACAACTACGGCCCCTATCAGTTCCCTGAAAAACTGATCCCGTTGATGATCCTCAACGCGCTCGACGGCAAACCGTTGCCGGTCTACGGCGACGGGCTCAACATCCGCGATTGGCTGTACGTCGAGGATCACTGCCGGGCCATCCAGACCGTGCTCGACCGCGGGCAGCCCGGCGAGGTCTACAACATCGGCGGCAACTCGGAACGTACCAATCTCGACGTCGTCCATACCATCTGCGACATCGTCGATCGCTTGCGCCCGGGACTGAAACACGCGCCTTGCCGTTCGTTGATCACGCGTGTCAAGGATCGCCCCGGCCACGACCGGCGCTATGCCATCGACGCCTCGAAGATCAAGACGCAGTTGGGCTGGGAGCCGCAGGAAACCTTCGCCACGGGCATCGAACACACGGTCCGCTGGTATCTCGAAAACCCCACCTGGGTCGAGCGCGTCACCTCGGGCAAGTACCAGCGCGAGCGTCTCGGCCTGGCCGTGTCTTGA
- a CDS encoding ketoacyl-ACP synthase III: MKYAAIGPIARHLPERVETNSELADLFPGWDMAEIEAKTGVRQRHIAAPGECASDLAVRAAQRLFRDHNIDPASIDFVLLCTQTPDYPLPTTACLIQDRLGLPKRCGALDFNLGCSGFVYGVSLADGLIRCGAARRVLLLTAETYSKYIHPEDRSLRTIFGDAACATLIDAADEPCLSGFVFGTDGSGGDMLLVGCGGARPAPDAIKPRHRKRWASDLYMDGPELLNFTLDSIPGTIDEVLQRAGWRHEEIDFYLMHQATRLLLEGLQGLLKVDQTRLPILLSEYGNTVSSTVPLLIYDLRCAGKLRRNMKNLLVGFGVGLSWGGCAWRETWGG, encoded by the coding sequence ATGAAGTACGCCGCTATTGGCCCGATCGCCCGGCACCTGCCCGAACGGGTCGAGACGAACTCTGAACTGGCCGATCTGTTCCCCGGCTGGGACATGGCCGAAATCGAGGCCAAGACGGGCGTGCGTCAGCGTCATATTGCTGCCCCCGGCGAATGCGCCTCGGACCTGGCGGTGCGGGCGGCCCAACGGCTGTTTCGAGATCACAATATCGACCCCGCGTCGATCGATTTCGTGCTCCTCTGCACGCAAACGCCCGACTACCCGCTGCCCACGACGGCCTGCTTGATTCAAGACCGGTTGGGCCTCCCCAAGCGGTGCGGGGCGCTCGATTTCAATCTCGGCTGTTCGGGGTTCGTGTACGGCGTCTCGCTGGCCGACGGGCTGATTCGCTGCGGTGCCGCGCGGCGCGTGCTGCTGCTCACGGCCGAGACCTACTCGAAGTACATTCATCCGGAAGATCGTTCGCTGCGCACCATCTTCGGCGACGCCGCTTGTGCCACGCTGATCGACGCGGCCGACGAGCCCTGCCTGTCGGGCTTTGTGTTCGGTACCGACGGCAGCGGCGGCGACATGTTGCTGGTCGGTTGCGGAGGGGCAAGGCCCGCGCCCGACGCGATCAAGCCGCGGCACCGCAAGCGCTGGGCCAGCGACCTCTACATGGACGGGCCCGAACTGCTGAATTTTACGCTCGATTCGATTCCCGGAACTATCGACGAAGTACTACAGCGCGCCGGCTGGCGCCACGAGGAGATCGACTTCTACCTGATGCACCAGGCCACGCGGTTGCTGCTCGAAGGGCTGCAAGGACTGCTGAAGGTCGACCAGACGCGGTTGCCCATTTTGCTCAGCGAGTACGGCAACACGGTCTCTTCCACCGTCCCCTTGCTGATCTACGACTTGCGCTGCGCCGGAAAATTGCGGCGGAACATGAAAAACCTCCTCGTGGGGTTCGGCGTGGGGCTTTCCTGGGGTGGCTGTGCATGGCGCGAGACGTGGGGCGGCTAG
- the rfbA gene encoding glucose-1-phosphate thymidylyltransferase RfbA, which produces MSPESTAPTPRCKKGIVLAGGSGTRLHPITRSVSKQLLPIYDKPMVYYPLSTLMLAGIRDVLLISTPEDIGSFERLLGDGHQLGISIRYCVQARPEGLAQAFILGRDFVGRDHSALVLGDNIFYGQGFQKMLANAASQDVGATVFAYAVKDPQRYGVVEMGPDGKALSLAEKPKEPKSNLAVTGLYFYDNQVLDIAANLQPSARGELEITDVNKEYLRRGQLRVERFTRGFAWLDTGTPESLLQAANFIEAIEARQGLKVACLEEIALHKGFITADQLEKLATTMKNTYGQYLLEILARPELGG; this is translated from the coding sequence ATGTCGCCCGAATCGACCGCACCGACGCCGCGTTGCAAGAAGGGGATCGTGCTCGCCGGCGGGTCGGGCACGCGCCTGCACCCGATCACGCGCAGCGTGAGCAAGCAATTGCTGCCCATTTACGACAAGCCGATGGTGTACTATCCGCTGTCGACCCTGATGCTGGCTGGCATTCGCGACGTGCTTCTGATCTCCACGCCAGAAGACATCGGCAGCTTCGAACGCCTGCTCGGCGACGGCCATCAGCTGGGCATCTCGATTCGGTATTGCGTGCAGGCGCGCCCCGAGGGGCTCGCCCAGGCATTCATCCTGGGCCGCGATTTCGTGGGCCGCGACCACTCGGCGCTGGTCCTGGGCGACAACATCTTCTACGGCCAGGGCTTTCAGAAGATGCTCGCCAATGCCGCGTCGCAGGACGTCGGCGCCACGGTCTTCGCCTATGCCGTGAAGGACCCGCAGCGCTATGGCGTCGTCGAGATGGGCCCCGACGGCAAGGCTTTGTCGCTGGCCGAAAAACCCAAAGAGCCGAAGTCGAACCTGGCCGTGACGGGCCTGTACTTCTACGACAACCAGGTGCTCGACATCGCGGCGAATCTCCAGCCGTCGGCCCGCGGCGAGTTGGAGATTACCGACGTCAACAAGGAATACCTCCGCCGCGGACAGTTGCGCGTCGAGCGCTTCACCCGGGGTTTCGCCTGGCTCGATACCGGCACGCCCGAATCGCTGCTCCAGGCCGCGAACTTCATCGAGGCGATCGAGGCCCGGCAAGGGCTCAAGGTCGCGTGCCTCGAGGAGATCGCGCTGCACAAGGGCTTCATCACGGCCGACCAACTCGAAAAGCTCGCGACGACGATGAAGAACACCTACGGCCAGTACCTGCTGGAAATCCTGGCCCGTCCCGAGTTGGGCGGCTGA